From Virgibacillus ihumii, the proteins below share one genomic window:
- the mecA gene encoding adaptor protein MecA, which produces MEIERINENTVKFYISYIDIEDRGFEREEIWYNRERSEQLFWQMMDEVNYKEDFNVDGPLWIQVQAMDKGLEIVVTKAQVSKNGENIELPTENGSTIDISVDDKIEDMLDHKFGENKGKSAKDDNEDEDGNLSLIVKFDDFEDVIQLSHYFDGFDEDVENSLFHYKGDYYLYVEFTTDDEEDEEDDRQEDLLSQIFEFAHDTDVTVHLLEEYGKQIFADNTLSQVRNHFPATIGRS; this is translated from the coding sequence ATGGAAATAGAGCGCATAAATGAGAATACCGTAAAGTTTTATATTTCCTATATCGATATCGAGGATCGCGGCTTTGAACGCGAGGAAATCTGGTATAATCGGGAACGCAGCGAACAGCTTTTTTGGCAAATGATGGATGAAGTCAATTATAAAGAAGATTTTAATGTTGATGGACCGTTATGGATTCAGGTGCAGGCAATGGATAAGGGACTGGAAATTGTAGTCACAAAGGCACAGGTTTCGAAAAACGGTGAGAATATTGAACTGCCAACTGAGAATGGAAGCACGATTGATATTTCTGTGGATGATAAGATTGAAGATATGCTTGATCATAAATTCGGTGAAAATAAAGGAAAATCGGCAAAAGACGACAATGAAGACGAAGATGGTAATTTGTCACTCATTGTGAAATTCGATGATTTTGAAGATGTTATTCAGCTCAGTCATTACTTTGACGGATTTGATGAAGATGTTGAAAACAGTCTGTTCCACTATAAAGGTGATTATTATCTGTATGTGGAATTCACCACTGACGACGAAGAGGATGAAGAAGACGATCGACAGGAAGATTTGCTTAGTCAGATTTTCGAATTTGCTCATGATACAGACGTAACCGTTCACTTGCTGGAGGAATACGGAAAACAGATATTTGCTGATAACACACTCAGTCAGGTACGTAATCATTTCCCTGCTACTATTGGGCGCTCATAA
- a CDS encoding competence protein CoiA: MLQAKMKNGVLVTLALLTRQEIMRLKGNRQQFRCPACDEPVIIKAGQKMVPHFAHRSKQNCPSSEGGEGAYHEKGKLLLYKWLRHQQLDVELEAYLPEIMQRPDVLLRVNNRILAIEYQCARIPVEQVHKRNKGYRQAGIIPIWILGANRLERRGQHQLKLDAFHLQFIHQFSSEFPLTLFFFCPQSFQFISFQDLFFTSQNKAIGKFSIRRLDRMRFTDVFHENFISNQAIGPLWVKEKQNLRIRAAKRLYGSEMTWHQWLYLKRTHKEYLPSIIHMPVRGQILMKTPPWDWQSRLCLDLIEPAEIGSAIPYANCKRLLQNHLQCKEYFPLLASVANPITQYLQLLEKLQVITLNSARMFTKKNPLHFHKNVEEALQGDKQLIELLYSNKIKAWYL; this comes from the coding sequence ATGTTGCAAGCCAAAATGAAAAATGGAGTACTTGTAACGCTTGCTTTGCTGACAAGGCAGGAGATTATGCGATTGAAAGGTAACCGGCAACAGTTTCGATGTCCTGCATGTGATGAACCGGTGATTATAAAGGCAGGACAGAAAATGGTTCCGCATTTTGCACACCGGTCGAAGCAAAATTGTCCGTCATCTGAAGGCGGGGAGGGGGCATACCATGAGAAGGGAAAACTGCTTCTTTATAAATGGCTGCGGCACCAGCAACTGGATGTGGAGCTTGAAGCGTATCTCCCGGAAATCATGCAGCGGCCAGATGTCCTTTTGCGAGTGAACAATCGCATACTGGCCATTGAGTATCAATGTGCGCGAATACCCGTGGAGCAGGTGCATAAGCGGAATAAAGGCTACCGGCAGGCCGGGATAATCCCTATTTGGATACTTGGCGCTAACAGATTAGAACGCCGAGGGCAGCACCAACTGAAACTTGACGCTTTTCATCTGCAGTTTATTCATCAATTTTCTTCTGAATTTCCACTGACACTGTTCTTCTTTTGTCCGCAATCCTTTCAATTTATTTCTTTTCAGGACTTATTTTTTACAAGCCAAAACAAGGCAATTGGAAAGTTTTCTATACGCCGGCTGGATCGAATGCGATTTACTGATGTGTTTCATGAGAACTTTATCTCTAACCAGGCAATCGGTCCGTTATGGGTAAAAGAGAAGCAAAATCTGAGAATAAGAGCTGCGAAAAGACTGTATGGCAGTGAAATGACATGGCATCAGTGGCTATATTTAAAAAGAACCCATAAAGAATATTTGCCATCCATCATTCATATGCCGGTCCGCGGACAGATTTTGATGAAAACACCGCCTTGGGACTGGCAAAGTCGGTTGTGCCTGGATTTAATTGAACCGGCTGAAATTGGTTCCGCAATCCCTTATGCCAACTGTAAGAGACTCCTGCAAAACCATCTTCAATGTAAGGAATATTTCCCCTTGCTTGCTTCAGTAGCAAATCCTATCACCCAATATCTTCAGCTTCTTGAAAAACTGCAGGTTATTACACTGAACTCAGCCCGAATGTTTACAAAGAAAAATCCACTTCATTTTCATAAGAATGTTGAGGAGGCATTACAGGGTGATAAACAATTGATTGAACTGCTTTACTCAAACAAAATAAAAGCATGGTACCTATAA
- the pepF gene encoding oligoendopeptidase F, whose protein sequence is MAKATKELPKRSEIPVERTWKLEDIFSTDEEWEKELHALKNDLPSIEKFQGKLAESAQNLYDVLKLQDELSERLGKLFTYAHMKNDQDTTNSKYQEMNSKAENVLTVASSSMSYIVPEILMMDESKLDEYLNENDDLQLYKHTLDEISRQRPHVLSKREEALLAEASEPMSNASNTFGMLNNADLTFPTIKNDQGEEVDLTHGRFIGFLESKDRNVRENAFKAMYDTYGKFKNTFASTLTGTVKADNFSAKVRNYDSARQAALDSNRIPEQVYDNLVEAVNEKLPLLHRYAALRKKVLEVEELHMYDMYTPLVKDADMNIPYEKAQEYVLEGLKPLGEEYVSTLKEGFNSRWIDVEESKGKRSGAYSSGAYGTNPYILLNWQDKVNDLFTLAHELGHSLHSYYTRANQPFRYGNYSIFIAEVASTCNEALLNDYMLENVDDDKQKLYLLNHFLEGFRGTVFRQTMFAEFEHDIHKRMQNGEALSAERLTDIYYELNKKYFGEDVVSDDEIGLEWARIPHFYMDYYVYQYATGYSAATALASRILSGEDGAVDRYLDFLRAGNSDYPIEVLKKAGVDMTSKQPILDALDVFEEKLNEMEKLLLG, encoded by the coding sequence GTGGCAAAAGCAACAAAAGAATTGCCAAAGCGGAGCGAAATCCCTGTAGAGCGAACCTGGAAACTGGAGGATATTTTTTCAACGGATGAAGAGTGGGAGAAGGAATTACATGCATTGAAAAATGATCTGCCATCCATTGAAAAATTTCAGGGAAAGTTAGCCGAATCCGCACAAAATCTGTATGATGTATTGAAGCTTCAGGATGAGCTGTCAGAGCGGCTCGGAAAGTTGTTTACATATGCACATATGAAAAACGATCAGGATACAACGAACTCGAAATACCAGGAGATGAATTCTAAAGCAGAAAACGTACTGACGGTTGCTTCAAGTTCAATGAGCTATATCGTTCCGGAAATTCTGATGATGGATGAAAGCAAACTGGATGAATATTTAAATGAAAATGATGACCTGCAACTGTATAAACATACACTCGATGAAATTTCCCGGCAGCGCCCGCATGTGCTGAGCAAGCGGGAAGAAGCACTTTTGGCAGAAGCGTCTGAACCAATGTCGAATGCTTCCAACACATTCGGAATGTTGAACAATGCCGACCTTACTTTTCCGACGATTAAAAATGATCAGGGAGAAGAGGTTGATTTGACACATGGCCGATTCATCGGCTTCTTGGAATCAAAAGACCGTAATGTCCGGGAAAATGCTTTCAAAGCGATGTATGATACGTATGGCAAATTTAAGAATACATTCGCATCAACATTAACCGGTACTGTAAAAGCTGATAATTTCAGTGCAAAAGTGCGAAATTATGATTCTGCACGTCAAGCGGCTCTGGACTCCAACAGGATTCCGGAACAGGTATATGACAATTTAGTGGAGGCAGTCAATGAAAAACTGCCGCTCCTGCACCGTTATGCGGCATTGCGTAAAAAAGTGTTGGAAGTTGAAGAACTTCACATGTATGACATGTATACACCACTTGTGAAAGACGCTGATATGAATATCCCGTATGAAAAAGCGCAGGAATATGTTCTGGAAGGTTTAAAACCGCTCGGAGAAGAATATGTCAGCACCCTGAAGGAAGGCTTTAACAGCCGCTGGATTGATGTTGAAGAAAGCAAAGGAAAACGGAGCGGTGCCTATTCATCAGGCGCATATGGAACCAACCCGTATATTCTGCTGAACTGGCAGGACAAAGTGAATGACCTGTTCACACTTGCACATGAACTGGGGCATTCGCTGCACAGTTATTATACACGGGCAAATCAGCCATTCCGTTATGGCAACTATTCGATTTTTATTGCCGAGGTAGCATCCACATGCAACGAGGCACTGCTCAATGATTACATGCTGGAAAACGTGGATGACGATAAGCAAAAACTTTATTTATTGAATCATTTTCTGGAAGGATTCCGCGGAACGGTATTTCGCCAGACGATGTTTGCCGAGTTTGAACATGATATTCATAAACGTATGCAAAATGGAGAAGCGCTCAGTGCTGAAAGACTGACTGATATTTATTATGAATTGAATAAAAAATATTTCGGGGAAGACGTTGTTTCCGATGATGAAATTGGTCTGGAATGGGCGCGGATACCACATTTCTATATGGATTATTACGTTTACCAGTACGCAACCGGTTATTCAGCGGCAACAGCGCTTGCCAGCCGTATTCTGAGCGGAGAGGATGGGGCTGTTGACAGGTATCTGGACTTCCTGCGGGCAGGGAACAGCGATTACCCAATCGAAGTACTTAAAAAAGCCGGCGTCGACATGACATCCAAGCAACCAATTCTCGATGCGCTTGACGTTTTTGAGGAAAAGCTGAACGAAATGGAAAAGTTGTTGCTTGGATAA
- a CDS encoding S8 family peptidase, producing the protein MKLKYFGGLLIAMMIAVLTFGNGVAADELQTKLPEAAKKIEKDAHVKGEVIVKFKKGTSGKSQNHALKGLNAKAKPDLDTVKSPFKVLEVGNVKKVVRALNKNPNVAYAEPNYKMTVTWSPNDTYATPGYQYGLFTTYTDSAWNIARGDSSQEIAVLDTGVDYTHEDLDNKTILGYDFVQNDYRPMDQNGHGTHVAGIAAAETNNSTGIAGMAPNTSILAVRVLDAQGSGSLADIADGIRYAANQNAEVINLSLGCNCDTQTLENAVNYAWNQGSVIIAAAGNDGVSTTFEPASYENVLAVGAVNSNNQIASFSNYGPWVDVMAPGVDIASTYPNNRYVYMSGTSMASPSVAGLAGLLAGQGRNNVEIRQAIENTAYSIGSAGYYYEDGMIDSYSAVNY; encoded by the coding sequence ATGAAGTTGAAGTATTTTGGCGGGCTGCTCATTGCAATGATGATAGCGGTCCTGACATTCGGCAACGGTGTAGCAGCCGATGAATTGCAAACAAAACTACCTGAGGCTGCCAAAAAGATCGAAAAAGATGCACATGTCAAAGGTGAAGTTATCGTCAAATTTAAAAAAGGAACATCCGGGAAGTCGCAAAATCATGCTTTAAAAGGACTTAATGCAAAAGCCAAACCTGACTTGGATACTGTTAAGTCCCCTTTTAAAGTACTGGAAGTCGGAAACGTTAAGAAAGTTGTGAGGGCACTTAATAAAAATCCTAATGTTGCTTATGCAGAACCGAACTACAAGATGACTGTCACCTGGTCTCCAAATGACACCTACGCAACTCCGGGTTATCAATATGGACTTTTTACAACTTATACCGATAGTGCCTGGAATATCGCTCGTGGAGATTCCAGCCAGGAAATCGCCGTTTTAGATACAGGTGTTGACTACACACATGAGGATTTGGATAACAAAACAATTCTAGGGTATGACTTTGTACAAAATGACTACCGTCCGATGGATCAAAATGGACATGGCACACATGTGGCAGGAATTGCTGCTGCAGAAACGAATAATAGTACCGGAATTGCCGGCATGGCACCAAACACATCAATTCTGGCAGTGCGCGTTTTGGATGCACAAGGCAGTGGATCCCTCGCAGACATTGCAGATGGTATCCGTTATGCAGCCAATCAGAACGCTGAAGTCATTAATCTGTCTTTAGGATGTAACTGTGACACACAAACATTGGAAAATGCGGTAAACTACGCATGGAACCAAGGCAGCGTCATAATAGCAGCTGCGGGAAATGACGGGGTATCAACAACTTTCGAACCCGCTTCCTATGAAAACGTACTTGCTGTCGGGGCGGTCAACAGTAACAATCAGATAGCCAGTTTCTCCAATTACGGACCATGGGTAGACGTAATGGCACCTGGTGTGGATATCGCTTCTACTTATCCAAATAACCGCTATGTATATATGTCCGGTACATCCATGGCTTCACCATCTGTAGCAGGACTAGCCGGGCTTCTTGCCGGACAGGGCAGAAATAATGTGGAAATTCGCCAGGCAATCGAAAATACTGCTTATTCAATCGGCAGTGCAGGATATTATTATGAAGACGGGATGATTGACTCCTACAGTGCTGTGAACTATTAA
- a CDS encoding GbsR/MarR family transcriptional regulator: MDKNQDIQKVEQSRDILISAIAQTMVIYGVTPSVGRIYGVLYYADRPLNLDEIKDQVAMSKGSVSTGLRDLLDTEMVIKVWKKGNRKDHYIAEKDFFKNFFAFFVKRLRQERSIISRANQQVEGTLKEIASDSSSEEAKKMAQGDLQDIEQTKIYFDWTLKLANAMETGEIFKSFPINSKEGDETGND; this comes from the coding sequence ATGGATAAAAATCAGGATATTCAAAAGGTAGAGCAGTCAAGGGATATTTTGATTAGTGCGATTGCGCAAACAATGGTCATATACGGGGTTACTCCTTCAGTTGGACGAATTTATGGTGTTCTCTATTATGCGGACAGGCCACTTAATCTTGATGAAATAAAAGACCAGGTAGCAATGAGTAAAGGCAGTGTCAGCACCGGTTTACGGGATTTGCTTGATACCGAAATGGTTATTAAGGTATGGAAAAAGGGTAACCGGAAAGACCATTATATCGCCGAAAAAGATTTTTTTAAAAACTTTTTTGCTTTCTTTGTTAAAAGGCTGAGACAGGAAAGAAGTATTATTTCGAGGGCAAATCAACAGGTGGAAGGTACCCTTAAAGAGATTGCTTCAGACAGTTCATCCGAGGAAGCCAAAAAGATGGCGCAAGGGGATTTGCAGGATATTGAACAAACAAAGATTTACTTTGATTGGACACTAAAATTGGCAAATGCCATGGAGACAGGAGAGATTTTTAAATCTTTTCCCATAAACAGCAAAGAGGGTGACGAAACTGGAAACGATTAA
- a CDS encoding cysteine hydrolase family protein, with the protein MTKLETIKTALLLIDVQKESEFGIEGVQTAIDNTEALIAKCRELDIPVIYTRQINRKDTIGMSNGEPLDEHGEPVFYNDGTNAADIVDQIKPEKQDIVIDKYRWSSFYDTSLNLILKNMGIKHLIIGGFVTDGCLMTTVFDAYFRDYQVNLVKDICGTTNEGAHMSSIMIMANWIYDITIYDSTELINKLSGRPSKCWQSEYPDQLQFTPENMRQVFNKLNE; encoded by the coding sequence GTGACGAAACTGGAAACGATTAAAACAGCCTTATTATTGATTGATGTACAAAAAGAGAGTGAGTTCGGTATTGAGGGAGTTCAGACAGCTATAGATAACACTGAAGCATTAATAGCTAAATGCCGGGAACTAGATATCCCTGTTATTTACACCCGGCAGATTAATCGGAAGGATACGATCGGCATGTCAAATGGAGAACCATTGGATGAACACGGAGAGCCGGTATTCTACAATGATGGAACGAATGCAGCAGATATTGTTGATCAAATAAAGCCGGAAAAGCAGGATATTGTTATTGATAAGTACCGGTGGAGTAGCTTCTACGACACAAGTTTGAATTTGATCTTGAAGAACATGGGAATAAAACATCTGATCATCGGAGGTTTTGTTACAGATGGATGTTTAATGACAACTGTTTTTGATGCGTATTTCCGTGACTATCAGGTTAATTTGGTAAAGGATATCTGTGGAACGACAAATGAGGGTGCACATATGTCGTCTATCATGATCATGGCAAACTGGATCTATGATATCACCATATATGACAGTACAGAACTAATAAATAAACTTTCAGGCAGGCCAAGCAAGTGTTGGCAATCGGAATATCCGGATCAACTGCAGTTTACGCCCGAAAACATGCGGCAGGTATTCAATAAGTTAAATGAATAA
- a CDS encoding glycine betaine ABC transporter substrate-binding protein, whose amino-acid sequence MQKKVKQIVTAIMIMCLVVLSACGNGDSGKEESKNADNGNQNLGQKELKIPYVAWASAIASNHVIEVVLEQAGYEVELLQVNSGAMYSGVADGSADATISVWLPHTDAAYWEQYKENLVHLGPNLKGAPLGLVVPKYMKIDSIKDLAKNKYSIGDKTEWTITGIEPGAGQMKLTEEKVMPAYGLDKWTLQASSSGAMAASLGDAIANKEPIVVTLWSPHWAFSKWDLKYLKDPKNIYGDPDNINTLVREGLKKDAPKAYKILDQFSWTKKDIGEVMVKINKGMKPVDAAKEWVKNNQDLVSEWTKGIK is encoded by the coding sequence GTGCAGAAAAAAGTAAAACAAATTGTTACAGCGATTATGATTATGTGTTTGGTTGTGTTGTCAGCATGTGGAAACGGCGACAGTGGCAAAGAGGAAAGTAAGAATGCAGACAATGGCAATCAAAATCTTGGTCAGAAAGAATTAAAAATACCTTATGTAGCATGGGCATCTGCTATAGCAAGTAACCATGTAATCGAAGTTGTCCTTGAGCAAGCGGGTTATGAAGTGGAATTACTCCAGGTTAATTCAGGAGCAATGTATTCAGGGGTAGCTGATGGGTCAGCCGATGCAACAATAAGTGTCTGGCTGCCACATACAGATGCAGCTTACTGGGAGCAATACAAAGAAAATCTTGTGCATCTTGGTCCAAATCTGAAAGGCGCACCTCTTGGACTGGTTGTTCCGAAATATATGAAAATTGATTCTATAAAAGATTTGGCAAAAAATAAATATTCGATCGGGGATAAAACAGAATGGACAATTACCGGGATTGAACCTGGAGCAGGCCAAATGAAACTTACCGAAGAGAAAGTCATGCCTGCATACGGATTGGATAAATGGACGTTACAGGCAAGTTCTTCAGGTGCTATGGCGGCATCCCTAGGTGATGCGATTGCAAATAAAGAACCAATCGTTGTTACACTTTGGTCCCCACACTGGGCATTCTCCAAATGGGATTTGAAATATCTCAAAGATCCAAAAAACATTTACGGTGACCCTGATAATATCAATACACTTGTCCGGGAAGGGCTGAAGAAAGATGCTCCAAAGGCATATAAAATTCTGGATCAGTTCAGCTGGACAAAAAAAGATATTGGAGAAGTGATGGTGAAAATAAATAAAGGTATGAAGCCAGTTGATGCAGCGAAAGAGTGGGTTAAGAACAATCAGGATCTTGTCAGTGAATGGACAAAAGGAATTAAGTAA
- a CDS encoding ClpXP adapter SpxH family protein: protein MSWNQSELKSSNQTHTSSKYSYFDFVQKPIEIYVFIDPLCPECWSLEPFLKKLSIEYGRFFTIRPIISGQLDALNKDKFDKPKRLKDIWEKTASRTGMSCDGDLWIENPVSSPWIASLAIKAAELQGKKAGRIFLRKVQESLFLTKQNISDEKVLIECAKSAKLDVSEFENDLYSDTAKKAFQSDLNLTKEMDVDFIPAIVFFNPSTEDQGIKISGLYPYDIYVQVLKQILQKNAVPSSKPPLEDFLSYYEVVGIKEISVVYDWTKAKAEREMKKLQLQQTVEKIPVKYGTFWKYKEEQ from the coding sequence GTGAGTTGGAATCAATCTGAGCTCAAAAGCTCAAATCAGACACACACATCGTCAAAATATAGCTACTTTGATTTTGTTCAGAAACCAATCGAAATTTACGTATTTATTGATCCACTTTGTCCGGAGTGCTGGTCACTGGAACCATTTCTGAAAAAATTATCGATAGAATATGGTCGTTTTTTCACCATCCGCCCGATTATCAGCGGGCAGTTGGATGCTTTAAATAAAGATAAATTCGATAAACCGAAACGTCTGAAAGATATCTGGGAGAAAACAGCATCCCGAACCGGCATGAGCTGTGACGGTGACCTGTGGATTGAGAACCCTGTATCATCACCCTGGATTGCATCACTGGCAATCAAAGCTGCTGAACTGCAAGGGAAAAAAGCTGGACGGATTTTTCTCAGAAAAGTACAGGAAAGTCTGTTCCTTACCAAACAAAACATCTCAGATGAAAAAGTGCTGATTGAGTGTGCAAAGTCTGCTAAACTTGATGTCAGCGAATTTGAAAACGATCTATACTCCGATACAGCGAAAAAGGCATTCCAAAGCGACTTGAACCTGACAAAAGAAATGGACGTTGATTTTATTCCTGCAATCGTATTTTTTAATCCATCAACGGAAGATCAGGGCATCAAGATTTCCGGTCTCTATCCATATGATATATACGTTCAGGTACTGAAACAGATCCTGCAGAAAAACGCTGTTCCCTCAAGTAAACCGCCACTTGAGGATTTCCTGTCCTACTACGAGGTTGTTGGAATAAAGGAAATCTCGGTTGTATATGATTGGACAAAAGCAAAAGCCGAACGTGAAATGAAAAAGCTTCAGCTTCAGCAAACCGTGGAAAAAATTCCAGTGAAGTACGGAACCTTTTGGAAATATAAAGAGGAACAGTAA
- a CDS encoding globin, translating to MTRPGTMYEAIGGFDSVDRLVTAFYKRVGKHPKLVPIFPEDLTETARKQRLFLTQFFGGPRLYSEERGNPMLRRRHFPFEITPERKDAWLECMDAALEEAQIEEPYRTAIFEKLTMTAHHMMNTP from the coding sequence ATGACAAGGCCTGGAACAATGTATGAAGCAATCGGCGGTTTCGATTCTGTAGACCGATTAGTAACCGCATTTTATAAACGAGTAGGAAAACATCCAAAGCTTGTACCAATTTTCCCGGAGGATCTAACGGAAACCGCGCGAAAACAACGGTTATTTTTAACACAGTTTTTCGGCGGACCGAGACTCTATTCCGAGGAACGCGGCAATCCGATGCTGCGCAGGCGTCATTTTCCATTTGAAATCACACCGGAACGAAAAGACGCCTGGCTGGAGTGCATGGATGCCGCACTAGAGGAAGCACAAATTGAAGAACCCTATCGCACGGCTATATTTGAAAAACTAACCATGACGGCACATCACATGATGAACACACCGTAA
- a CDS encoding CYTH domain-containing protein — protein sequence MAQEIEIEFKNLLTKTEFERLLNSLPFPAQPQTQTNYYFETADFKLKENGSALRIRKKQEAYSLTLKQPHREGLLETHDPLTDQEAEQWLNGQIVMKQHVRRQLEALHIDPENLIYFGSLTTERRELNYKDVLLVLDYSTYGDTADYELELEAASAEAGQRMIDEILSGYNINKRETPNKIKRFFREKMDK from the coding sequence TTGGCACAGGAAATTGAAATTGAATTTAAAAACTTGCTGACAAAAACTGAATTTGAACGTCTCTTAAATAGTTTACCTTTCCCGGCACAACCTCAAACACAGACAAATTATTATTTTGAAACTGCCGATTTCAAACTGAAGGAAAACGGGTCTGCACTTAGGATTCGGAAAAAGCAAGAGGCCTATAGCTTAACCTTAAAGCAGCCGCACCGGGAAGGTCTGCTCGAAACGCATGATCCATTAACTGATCAGGAAGCGGAACAATGGCTGAATGGTCAAATCGTGATGAAACAGCACGTCCGCAGGCAATTGGAAGCACTTCATATTGACCCGGAAAATCTTATTTATTTTGGCAGCCTTACAACGGAGCGACGCGAATTGAATTACAAAGATGTCCTGCTCGTCCTCGATTACAGTACGTATGGCGATACCGCTGATTACGAGCTGGAGCTGGAAGCAGCCTCAGCAGAAGCCGGTCAGCGAATGATTGATGAAATCCTAAGTGGGTATAACATTAATAAACGGGAGACCCCAAATAAAATCAAACGCTTTTTCAGGGAAAAAATGGATAAATAA
- a CDS encoding GTP pyrophosphokinase, protein MNWKAILAPYSQAVEELKVKLKGIRAQFEHESSHSPIEFITGRVKPIPSILEKAESRRIPLDRIEEELQDIAGVRVVCQFVDDIYTIVKMIRSRKDLTIIEEKDYVTEKKDSGYRSFHMIIEYPVETIHGVKKVVAEIQIRTLAMNFWATNEHSLNYKYKGRIPSEIKERLQRAAEAAFKLDEEMSSIKNEVQEAQRIFHRK, encoded by the coding sequence ATGAATTGGAAAGCAATCCTTGCACCATATTCACAGGCGGTCGAGGAATTGAAAGTGAAACTGAAAGGGATTCGGGCACAGTTTGAGCATGAATCCAGTCATTCACCGATTGAGTTTATTACGGGAAGAGTTAAACCGATACCAAGTATTTTGGAGAAAGCCGAAAGCAGACGCATACCACTTGACCGTATTGAAGAGGAGCTTCAGGATATTGCCGGGGTTCGCGTAGTTTGTCAGTTCGTTGATGATATTTATACGATTGTAAAAATGATCAGATCACGCAAAGATCTGACGATTATTGAGGAAAAAGATTATGTTACGGAAAAAAAAGACAGTGGATACCGGTCGTTTCATATGATTATTGAATACCCGGTGGAAACAATTCACGGCGTGAAAAAGGTTGTTGCAGAAATTCAGATTCGTACACTGGCGATGAATTTCTGGGCGACCAATGAGCATTCACTTAATTATAAATATAAAGGGAGAATCCCATCTGAAATAAAAGAAAGGCTGCAGCGTGCTGCGGAAGCGGCTTTTAAACTGGATGAAGAAATGTCCAGCATTAAAAATGAGGTACAGGAAGCACAGCGCATATTCCATCGAAAGTAA
- a CDS encoding NAD kinase, with the protein MKYVIVSKGDERSKTIKGTMKQYLQDFNLEYDEKYPDLVISVGGDGTFLEAFHRYIHCLKSTAFIGVHTGHLGFYADWVPDQVEKLIIEIAKTPFQIVEYPLLEVIIRSKSGGTEDKFLALNEATIKTAEGSVVFDVEIKGEHFETFRGDGLCVSTPSGSTAYNKALGGGIIHPSLEAIQLTEMASINNRVFRTIGSPLILPKHHTCLLKPLVDRSFLITIDHFTESYTNVKSIQCRVAKERVRFARFKPFPFWDRVRDSFVADDDSDSIKRSNS; encoded by the coding sequence GTGAAGTATGTAATAGTGTCAAAGGGCGATGAACGATCCAAAACAATCAAAGGGACGATGAAACAATATTTGCAGGATTTTAATCTGGAATATGATGAGAAATATCCGGATCTGGTCATTTCGGTAGGTGGTGACGGAACATTTCTGGAGGCATTTCACCGTTATATTCATTGTTTGAAATCAACAGCATTTATTGGTGTACATACAGGACACTTGGGTTTTTATGCGGACTGGGTACCGGATCAGGTTGAAAAGCTGATCATTGAAATTGCCAAAACACCATTTCAAATTGTGGAATATCCGCTCCTTGAGGTGATCATCCGCAGCAAGTCTGGTGGAACGGAAGACAAATTCCTTGCGTTAAATGAGGCGACCATTAAAACGGCAGAAGGATCAGTCGTGTTCGATGTGGAAATTAAAGGGGAGCATTTTGAAACGTTCCGCGGCGATGGGCTGTGTGTTTCGACGCCATCCGGCAGCACTGCATATAACAAAGCGCTTGGCGGGGGGATTATCCATCCTTCGCTTGAAGCAATTCAGCTTACGGAGATGGCTTCCATCAACAACCGAGTTTTCCGGACAATCGGTTCACCGCTGATCCTTCCGAAGCATCATACATGTTTATTGAAGCCGCTGGTGGATCGCAGCTTTTTGATTACGATTGATCATTTTACTGAGAGCTATACAAACGTTAAATCCATCCAATGCAGGGTAGCCAAGGAGCGGGTCAGATTTGCCAGGTTTAAACCATTCCCGTTCTGGGACAGGGTTCGTGATTCCTTTGTCGCGGATGATGACAGTGACAGCATAAAACGATCTAATTCATAG